A window from Pseudobutyrivibrio ruminis HUN009 encodes these proteins:
- a CDS encoding glucose-1-phosphate adenylyltransferase, producing the protein MIRKEMIAMLLAGGQGSRLGVLTSDVAKPAVSFGGKYRIIDFPLSNCINSGIDTVGVLTQYQPLVLNSHIGIGIPWDLDRNNGGVTVLPPYEKSDTSEWYSGTANAIFQNLKYMENYNPEYVLILSGDHIYKMDYEAMLDFHKAKGADVTIAVIPVPIEEASRFGVVIADDEKRISEFEEKPEHPRSNLASMGIYIFSWKALKESLLALKDQSNCDFGKHVLPYLHEKGAPMYAYEFNSYWKDVGTLGSYWEANMELIDLIPEFNLYEEFWKIYTNQNIIEPQFVASTAVVEKAIIGAGAQIYGEVYNSVLGAGVVIDEGAVVRDSIIMEGAIIGKNCVVDKSIIAENTVIGEGTKIGQGAEAESKLNASIYSFGLAVIGENSVVPANVTIGKNTAIKGETSEADYPDGQLASGGYIIKAGDRV; encoded by the coding sequence ATGATTAGAAAAGAAATGATTGCCATGCTTCTCGCTGGCGGGCAGGGAAGCAGACTGGGGGTTCTAACTTCAGATGTAGCGAAGCCAGCAGTTTCTTTCGGAGGTAAATATCGAATAATCGATTTCCCTCTGTCAAATTGTATCAATTCAGGAATTGATACCGTTGGCGTACTTACTCAGTACCAGCCATTAGTACTTAATTCACACATAGGAATTGGTATTCCTTGGGATTTGGACAGGAATAATGGTGGTGTGACCGTTCTTCCTCCTTATGAGAAGAGCGACACAAGTGAGTGGTATTCAGGCACAGCCAACGCCATTTTCCAAAACCTTAAGTACATGGAGAATTATAATCCAGAGTATGTTCTGATTCTCTCCGGAGATCATATCTACAAGATGGATTATGAAGCCATGTTAGATTTTCATAAGGCAAAGGGTGCTGACGTTACAATCGCAGTAATACCAGTACCAATCGAAGAGGCATCTCGATTCGGAGTGGTTATTGCTGATGATGAAAAACGTATCAGCGAATTCGAAGAAAAGCCAGAGCATCCAAGAAGCAACCTTGCTTCAATGGGTATCTATATATTCAGTTGGAAGGCATTAAAGGAATCACTCCTTGCTCTAAAGGATCAGAGCAATTGCGATTTCGGTAAACACGTTTTACCATACCTCCACGAAAAGGGAGCACCAATGTATGCCTACGAGTTCAATAGTTATTGGAAGGATGTAGGAACACTTGGATCATATTGGGAAGCCAATATGGAGCTTATTGATTTGATTCCAGAGTTTAACTTATATGAAGAGTTCTGGAAGATTTACACTAATCAAAATATCATTGAGCCACAGTTTGTTGCATCAACAGCAGTTGTTGAAAAAGCAATCATCGGTGCAGGAGCTCAAATTTACGGAGAAGTGTACAACTCAGTTCTAGGCGCAGGTGTAGTAATTGATGAAGGTGCGGTGGTTCGCGATTCAATTATTATGGAAGGCGCAATCATCGGAAAGAACTGTGTAGTAGATAAATCGATTATCGCCGAGAATACAGTCATAGGCGAAGGAACAAAAATCGGACAGGGAGCCGAGGCTGAGAGCAAGCTTAACGCTAGCATCTATTCATTTGGATTGGCAGTTATCGGGGAGAACTCAGTTGTTCCAGCAAACGTTACTATAGGTAAAAATACAGCTATCAAGGGCGAGACTAGCGAAGCAGATTATCCTGACGGACAGTTGGCTAGTGGCGGCTATATTATCAAGGCAGGTGATCGAGTATGA
- the pth gene encoding aminoacyl-tRNA hydrolase — protein MFLIVGLGNPERKYEGTRHNVGFEAIDAISKKFGIEVSHKEHKGIVGKGVINGHKVMLVKPQTYMNLSGECVREMCDYYEVDPETELLVISDDVSLSTGNIRVRKKGSAGGHNGLKNIIAHTGSNVFPRIRVGVGECENGDMVSHVLGHYDAEDRERVDASMDKVIGALELFLEDNLDGAMNQFNVKEKVE, from the coding sequence ATGTTTTTAATTGTTGGTCTAGGCAATCCTGAAAGGAAATATGAAGGAACAAGGCATAATGTTGGATTTGAAGCCATCGACGCCATCTCAAAAAAGTTTGGGATAGAAGTCTCTCACAAGGAGCACAAAGGCATTGTAGGAAAGGGCGTTATAAATGGCCACAAGGTTATGTTGGTAAAGCCTCAGACATATATGAACCTTAGCGGAGAATGCGTTCGCGAGATGTGCGACTATTACGAAGTGGACCCAGAGACAGAGCTTCTAGTTATCTCTGATGATGTATCACTTTCTACAGGCAACATCAGAGTTAGAAAAAAGGGAAGTGCTGGTGGCCACAACGGGCTGAAAAATATAATTGCACATACCGGTTCGAATGTGTTCCCTCGAATTCGAGTGGGAGTTGGAGAGTGTGAAAATGGTGACATGGTTAGCCACGTGCTCGGTCACTATGACGCTGAGGACAGAGAGCGTGTTGACGCCTCTATGGACAAGGTGATTGGAGCGTTAGAGTTGTTTTTAGAAGATAATTTGGATGGAGCCATGAACCAATTCAATGTCAAAGAAAAAGTTGAATAG
- a CDS encoding DnaD domain protein yields the protein MADIMLHTSNNTGFTCISNTFIDDYMKDANGEYVKIYLYLLRCLNREDYDFSISQLADCLDHTEKDVMRAFTYWEKVGLLRLEYSADNELSGICLVDVNDMHSFTSVNYTAATTAAPASVAAATGAPAVSDKVINNTVPFRPSYSSDQLDAFKENDEVSDLIFATQTYFKRPLSVTDMNTLLFWYDSLHMSVDLIQYLIETSIDEGHSSIHYMDTVARNWADDGITTVAEAIKSSSAHTNAAYTIKRALGIGNRDLVDSELNYIDKWVNVYSFSLDIITEACERTITQTNKPSFKYADTIITSWHNSGVKTLDDIAKLDSEFTKATVAKLSSANRAKTAQANNATAARAKTNNKFHNFSQRDYDFEALEKKLLGH from the coding sequence ATGGCTGACATCATGCTACATACCAGTAATAACACTGGTTTTACTTGCATTTCTAATACTTTTATTGACGATTACATGAAAGATGCCAATGGAGAGTACGTAAAGATTTACCTTTATCTGCTTCGTTGTCTTAATAGAGAGGATTATGATTTTTCCATCTCGCAGTTGGCGGACTGCTTAGACCACACAGAAAAAGATGTAATGCGTGCATTTACTTATTGGGAGAAAGTAGGCTTGCTTCGTCTTGAGTACTCTGCAGATAATGAACTTTCAGGAATCTGTCTAGTGGATGTGAATGATATGCACTCATTCACATCAGTAAACTACACTGCAGCTACCACTGCGGCTCCAGCTTCTGTCGCTGCTGCCACAGGTGCACCTGCAGTTTCAGATAAGGTTATTAACAACACTGTACCATTCAGACCAAGCTACAGCTCAGATCAGCTTGATGCTTTCAAGGAGAACGATGAGGTTAGCGATCTTATTTTCGCTACACAGACTTACTTCAAGAGACCACTTTCTGTAACAGATATGAACACATTATTATTCTGGTACGACAGTCTCCACATGTCTGTTGATTTGATTCAGTATCTCATTGAGACTAGCATCGACGAAGGTCATAGCAGCATCCACTACATGGACACTGTTGCTCGTAACTGGGCCGACGATGGAATCACTACAGTGGCTGAAGCAATTAAATCCAGCAGTGCACACACAAACGCAGCTTACACAATCAAGCGTGCACTTGGCATCGGAAATCGCGATTTAGTTGATTCAGAGTTAAACTACATCGACAAATGGGTTAACGTTTACAGCTTCTCACTTGATATCATCACAGAAGCATGTGAGCGCACCATCACACAGACTAATAAACCAAGCTTTAAATATGCAGACACAATCATTACTAGCTGGCACAATTCAGGAGTAAAGACTCTTGATGACATCGCTAAGCTTGATTCGGAATTTACAAAGGCTACTGTTGCTAAGCTTTCTTCTGCTAACCGTGCAAAAACAGCTCAGGCAAACAACGCCACAGCGGCCCGCGCAAAGACCAACAACAAGTTCCACAATTTCTCACAGAGAGATTATGATTTTGAAGCACTGGAAAAGAAGCTTCTTGGGCACTAA
- a CDS encoding BTAD domain-containing putative transcriptional regulator: MYDSQILIKADFLGKLDITCNDVPIVLERNNTTKVNQLFQMLIYYTNGIARDQVIYNLFHNEEIADESNSLRAIVFRLRKSLAALDIPNEDYVYIKRGTYSINPFVTIECDAVKFEELAKNALGAEDAKEQQKLLEEACALYDGDFLATLSGYEWVVTTQVRLKKLFDRCLKQLLEIYELQKEYKKMYELSHKANGIYPYDGWQTYEMRALIEVGNTKDALKLYEDTETLMFEELGVSVASAMNDQLDRLGAQIKNNTDMISEVKRNLDTSKEEIQGAFNCTYPTFVETYRYIKRVIRRSGQAAWLMLCTITDGKGFGLNDSDRLESLAEELSEAIRTSARGGDMYARYSNNQFVVLLLDITQEDCVLVQARINENLSKESRKRYIQYHLAPVNLASAGTDADTAELQDMVKGE, encoded by the coding sequence ATGTACGATTCACAAATTCTTATTAAAGCAGATTTTTTAGGTAAGTTAGACATCACATGTAATGATGTACCTATTGTACTAGAACGAAATAACACAACTAAGGTAAATCAGCTTTTCCAGATGCTGATTTATTACACAAACGGTATTGCTAGAGATCAGGTTATTTACAATCTTTTCCATAATGAAGAGATTGCTGATGAATCTAATAGCCTTAGAGCTATTGTATTTAGATTAAGAAAATCCCTGGCTGCCCTTGATATTCCAAATGAAGACTATGTTTACATCAAGCGTGGAACATATTCTATCAATCCATTTGTAACTATCGAGTGCGACGCAGTCAAATTCGAAGAGCTTGCAAAGAATGCCCTTGGTGCAGAGGATGCCAAAGAACAGCAAAAGCTTCTTGAGGAGGCTTGTGCTTTATATGATGGTGATTTTCTTGCTACACTTAGCGGCTATGAGTGGGTTGTTACCACACAGGTAAGGCTCAAAAAGCTTTTTGACCGTTGCTTAAAGCAGCTATTAGAAATATACGAATTACAAAAAGAATACAAAAAGATGTATGAGCTTAGCCACAAGGCTAATGGTATCTATCCTTACGATGGATGGCAGACATACGAGATGCGTGCCCTCATCGAGGTTGGTAACACAAAGGATGCATTAAAGCTATACGAGGATACTGAGACTCTCATGTTCGAGGAGCTTGGTGTTTCTGTTGCATCAGCTATGAATGACCAGCTGGATAGACTAGGCGCACAAATTAAGAACAATACAGATATGATTAGCGAGGTAAAGAGAAACCTCGATACATCAAAGGAAGAAATACAGGGTGCATTTAACTGCACATACCCTACTTTCGTTGAGACATACAGATACATCAAGCGTGTCATCAGACGTTCGGGCCAGGCAGCATGGCTTATGCTTTGCACCATCACAGATGGCAAGGGCTTTGGACTTAATGATTCCGACCGACTTGAAAGTCTTGCTGAGGAGCTTTCAGAAGCAATCCGCACATCAGCAAGAGGTGGCGATATGTACGCCAGATATAGCAACAACCAGTTTGTAGTTTTACTTTTAGATATTACCCAGGAGGACTGCGTTTTGGTTCAGGCCAGAATCAACGAAAACCTCAGCAAGGAATCTAGAAAACGCTACATTCAATATCATCTTGCACCAGTTAATCTTGCAAGCGCAGGAACAGATGCAGATACAGCAGAGCTTCAGGATATGGTTAAAGGGGAATAG
- the glgD gene encoding glucose-1-phosphate adenylyltransferase subunit GlgD, giving the protein MKALGIILAGGNSSRMHELTEKRAIAAMPVGGSYRCIDFVLSNMTNSHIQTVAVLSQYNARSLNEHLNSAKWWNFGRKQGGLFLFTPTVTTNNSWWYRGTADAIWQNIDFLKKRHEPYVIIASGDCVYKLDFNKVLDYHIKKQADMTVVCAKLPEGDDINRYGVVEMDRDGRITEFEEKPMVATSDIVSAGVYVIRRRALIDLLEECNREGRYNFVTDILIRYKNMKRIYGYRMEGYWANLADVDSYFKANMDFLRKDVRDSFFHTEPGVFSKTHDLPPAKYNTGSKVTNSLVAGGCIINSTVENSVLFKKAFVGNNSVVKNCVILNGAYIGDNVHVENCIVESHETLLSGSTYIGENGVRIVTGNKNRYDMPVGEV; this is encoded by the coding sequence ATGAAAGCATTAGGTATTATTCTAGCAGGTGGAAACAGCAGTAGAATGCATGAGCTTACTGAGAAGCGCGCCATTGCAGCGATGCCAGTAGGCGGAAGCTATAGATGTATTGATTTTGTCCTTTCAAATATGACAAACTCACACATCCAGACAGTTGCTGTGCTGTCGCAGTACAACGCACGTTCATTGAACGAGCATCTTAATTCAGCAAAGTGGTGGAACTTTGGTAGAAAGCAGGGAGGTCTCTTCCTATTTACACCAACAGTTACAACAAACAATAGCTGGTGGTACAGAGGTACAGCCGATGCCATTTGGCAAAATATTGATTTCTTAAAGAAAAGACATGAGCCATATGTTATTATTGCAAGTGGTGATTGTGTTTACAAACTTGATTTCAATAAGGTACTTGATTACCACATCAAGAAACAGGCAGACATGACAGTAGTGTGTGCAAAGTTGCCAGAGGGTGACGACATCAACCGCTACGGTGTTGTAGAGATGGATAGAGACGGCAGAATTACAGAGTTCGAAGAGAAGCCAATGGTTGCTACTTCAGATATTGTTTCAGCTGGTGTCTATGTCATCAGAAGAAGAGCTCTCATCGATTTGCTTGAGGAGTGCAATAGAGAGGGCAGATACAACTTTGTAACAGATATTCTCATTAGATACAAAAACATGAAGAGAATCTACGGCTACAGAATGGAAGGTTATTGGGCAAATCTTGCAGACGTAGATAGCTATTTCAAAGCAAACATGGATTTCCTTAGAAAGGATGTCAGAGATAGCTTCTTCCACACTGAACCAGGAGTTTTCTCAAAGACACATGACCTGCCACCTGCAAAATACAACACAGGTTCAAAGGTCACAAATTCATTGGTTGCAGGAGGATGTATCATCAATAGTACGGTTGAGAATTCTGTACTATTTAAAAAGGCCTTTGTTGGCAACAATTCAGTTGTTAAGAATTGTGTCATTTTAAATGGAGCATACATAGGGGACAACGTGCACGTAGAGAATTGCATTGTTGAAAGCCATGAGACATTGCTCAGCGGATCCACATATATTGGGGAAAATGGAGTCCGCATAGTTACCGGAAACAAAAACAGATACGATATGCCAGTTGGGGAGGTATAA
- a CDS encoding type II secretion system F family protein, whose product MSEKIRKQLTPEELYAFSDEMGMMISSGVSAIQGITMMLDESQGGEEKELLTEMEQVVGETGSLSKAIESVGVFPDYFVEMAKMGESTGKMDSVLINLAAHYSREMAISNAIRSAVTYPLMMVCMMLVIIIVLVTEIMPVFNRVFKQLGGTMDGLSAGFLAVGTFMKSNGVILLLILLAIIIYVIVLNKTEWGKNHRNDILYKSRRFKSIHSKIATSRFASAMAMTLSSGMDVMQALDVSGNIVEAPDFEDKVEKCKDSFAETMDIGKAFSMSGIFGGLYGRMAILGAKTGNMENVLEKVATTYQEEADEEINDLIAVVEPTLVIVLSVIVGIILLSVMLPLLNIMSGMI is encoded by the coding sequence ATGAGCGAAAAGATTAGAAAACAACTTACTCCCGAGGAACTATATGCATTCTCAGATGAAATGGGAATGATGATTTCCAGTGGTGTTTCAGCAATACAGGGAATCACAATGATGCTTGATGAGTCCCAGGGTGGTGAAGAAAAAGAGCTCCTTACAGAGATGGAGCAGGTAGTTGGAGAGACAGGTTCACTTTCAAAGGCAATCGAAAGTGTTGGGGTTTTCCCAGACTATTTCGTAGAAATGGCAAAGATGGGCGAGTCTACAGGTAAGATGGATTCTGTTCTCATCAACCTGGCAGCACATTATTCAAGAGAGATGGCAATTTCAAATGCAATCAGAAGTGCAGTTACATACCCACTTATGATGGTTTGTATGATGCTTGTAATTATCATCGTCCTTGTAACAGAAATCATGCCAGTATTCAACAGAGTATTTAAGCAGCTTGGTGGCACAATGGACGGCCTTTCAGCTGGTTTCCTTGCTGTTGGAACATTTATGAAGTCAAATGGTGTGATTCTTTTATTGATTCTTCTTGCTATCATTATTTATGTAATTGTTCTCAACAAAACAGAGTGGGGCAAGAATCATCGTAACGACATTCTTTACAAGAGTCGCCGTTTCAAATCAATCCATTCTAAAATTGCAACAAGCCGTTTTGCATCTGCAATGGCAATGACACTTTCAAGTGGTATGGATGTTATGCAGGCACTTGATGTCAGCGGTAATATTGTGGAAGCTCCTGATTTCGAGGACAAGGTTGAAAAGTGCAAGGATTCTTTTGCAGAGACTATGGATATCGGAAAGGCATTTTCAATGTCAGGCATTTTCGGTGGTCTCTACGGACGTATGGCAATCCTTGGTGCTAAAACTGGTAATATGGAAAACGTTCTTGAAAAGGTTGCAACAACCTATCAGGAAGAAGCAGATGAAGAGATTAACGATTTAATTGCAGTAGTGGAGCCAACACTTGTAATTGTTCTTTCAGTTATTGTAGGAATTATTTTACTTTCAGTTATGCTACCACTTTTGAACATTATGTCGGGGATGATTTAA
- the murC gene encoding UDP-N-acetylmuramate--L-alanine ligase — MYKIDFNNKIHVHFIGIGGISMSGLAEILLGAGFTISGSDREESDLTAHLAALGAKISYPQAAENITSDIDLIVYTAAIHEDNPEFAAAKASGKPMLTRAELLGEIMENYARSIAVAGTHGKTTTTSMVSQILLETADDPTISVGGILDAIGSNVHVGDSDVFITEACEYTNSYHSFFPKYNIILNVEADHLDFFKNLENYRASFKKFAGNTSDDGILIINNEIDDVKFFTEGLKCQVITYSLKGGADIYPTDITYNEKGFASFTPVFNGKAMDRVSLNVPGDHNISNSLAAIALATEMGISFDHIKAGLAKFGGAHRRFELKGHFNGATVIDDYAHHPTEIAASLAAAANYPHNRVVVCFQPHTYTRTLSFLDDFAKALSAADVVVLADIYAAREPDIYGVSSKDIADRIEKLGTEVHYLGSFDQCEKFLEKNIVNNDLLITMGAGNVYLVGEHLLQK; from the coding sequence ATGTACAAAATTGATTTTAATAACAAGATACATGTCCATTTTATTGGAATCGGCGGAATAAGCATGAGTGGCCTTGCTGAGATATTGCTTGGTGCAGGCTTTACTATTTCTGGTTCTGATAGAGAAGAAAGCGATCTCACTGCTCATTTAGCAGCACTTGGAGCAAAGATTAGTTATCCACAGGCAGCTGAAAATATCACTTCAGATATCGACCTTATTGTTTACACTGCTGCAATCCATGAGGATAACCCTGAGTTTGCTGCTGCAAAAGCTTCTGGCAAGCCAATGCTTACAAGAGCTGAGCTCCTTGGCGAGATTATGGAGAACTACGCTCGTTCAATTGCTGTTGCAGGAACCCACGGTAAGACAACTACCACATCTATGGTTAGCCAGATTCTCCTGGAGACAGCTGACGACCCTACTATTTCTGTAGGCGGTATCTTGGATGCCATCGGAAGCAATGTTCATGTTGGTGACAGCGATGTGTTTATCACAGAAGCTTGTGAGTACACAAACAGCTACCATTCATTCTTCCCTAAATACAACATCATTCTTAATGTAGAAGCAGATCACCTTGACTTCTTCAAGAATCTTGAAAACTATCGTGCTTCATTTAAGAAGTTTGCCGGCAACACTTCCGACGACGGTATTCTTATTATCAATAATGAGATTGATGACGTTAAGTTTTTTACTGAGGGATTAAAATGTCAGGTTATCACTTATTCTCTTAAGGGAGGCGCTGATATTTATCCAACAGACATTACATATAATGAAAAGGGCTTTGCTAGCTTTACTCCTGTATTCAACGGAAAAGCTATGGACCGCGTTTCATTAAACGTACCTGGCGACCACAACATCAGCAATTCACTTGCCGCTATTGCACTTGCTACTGAGATGGGGATTTCATTTGACCATATCAAGGCAGGACTTGCAAAGTTCGGCGGTGCTCACAGACGTTTCGAGCTCAAGGGACATTTCAATGGCGCAACTGTAATTGATGACTACGCTCATCATCCAACAGAAATCGCTGCCAGCCTTGCAGCCGCTGCAAACTACCCACACAACAGAGTGGTTGTTTGCTTCCAGCCACATACATACACTCGTACTCTTAGCTTCCTTGACGATTTTGCTAAGGCTCTTTCAGCAGCAGATGTTGTTGTTCTTGCAGACATCTACGCAGCTAGAGAACCAGACATCTACGGTGTCAGCTCAAAGGACATTGCAGATAGGATTGAAAAGCTAGGAACCGAAGTTCATTATTTGGGTTCTTTTGACCAATGTGAAAAATTTTTAGAAAAAAATATTGTAAACAATGACTTGTTGATAACTATGGGCGCAGGAAATGTGTATTTAGTAGGCGAGCACCTACTCCAGAAGTAG
- a CDS encoding ATP-binding protein has product MALSNEQYDALMREYNHKQSRNNQIVSYRTKELYSAVPALSELDDEVSKVSVSSITAIFEGKSISEASADSKRKLSQLKERRMQLIKSAGFPVDYLEPPYDCPDCKDTGYINGKRCHCFKQAAINIVYKQSNISNILAKENFNAFDLNVYDEDYYEDNSDIDARSNAKIALERAKNFVQNFREKGGNLLLLGQTGCGKTFLSNCIAKALLDEGISVIYFTASELFRVFEEQTFKKNANVADLHDQIFDCDLLIIDDLGTEFQNSFTTARLFQCLNERLLRSKSTIISTNFSLEDLRDTYSERITSRVFSNYETIKLIGNDIRIKKVISK; this is encoded by the coding sequence ATGGCATTATCTAATGAGCAGTATGACGCACTTATGCGTGAATACAATCACAAGCAGTCTCGTAACAACCAGATTGTTTCTTACCGCACGAAAGAGTTATACTCTGCTGTTCCAGCCCTTTCAGAGCTAGATGACGAAGTATCAAAGGTTTCAGTATCTTCTATCACTGCTATCTTTGAAGGTAAAAGTATTTCTGAAGCTTCCGCAGATTCAAAGCGCAAACTTTCTCAGCTTAAGGAGCGTCGTATGCAGCTTATTAAATCTGCAGGTTTCCCTGTAGATTATCTTGAGCCACCATACGATTGTCCTGATTGCAAAGACACTGGCTATATCAATGGAAAACGCTGCCATTGCTTCAAGCAGGCAGCCATCAACATTGTCTACAAACAGTCTAATATCAGCAACATTCTTGCAAAAGAAAACTTCAATGCATTTGATTTAAATGTATACGATGAGGATTATTATGAGGATAATTCTGATATAGATGCTCGTTCAAATGCTAAAATAGCGCTAGAAAGAGCGAAAAACTTTGTGCAGAATTTTAGAGAAAAAGGTGGTAATCTCTTGTTGCTTGGACAGACAGGGTGTGGAAAAACCTTTCTTTCCAACTGTATCGCAAAAGCTCTTTTAGACGAAGGCATATCTGTTATTTACTTCACAGCATCAGAGCTTTTCAGAGTTTTCGAAGAACAGACTTTCAAGAAGAACGCAAACGTAGCGGATCTTCATGATCAAATATTCGATTGTGACTTATTAATCATCGATGATTTAGGCACAGAGTTTCAGAATTCTTTCACTACAGCACGCCTATTTCAATGCTTAAATGAAAGATTACTTCGTAGTAAATCAACTATAATTTCAACTAATTTTTCTCTTGAAGATTTAAGAGACACCTACAGCGAACGTATTACTTCGCGAGTATTCTCTAACTATGAGACAATCAAGCTCATTGGAAATGATATTCGCATCAAAAAAGTAATATCAAAATAA
- the spoVG gene encoding septation regulator SpoVG, translating into MQITDIRIRKIEKEGKMKAVVSVTIDEEFVIHDIKIIEGDKGLFIAMPSRRGSEGGYKDIAHPIRSTTREQMQTMILNKYKEEFPE; encoded by the coding sequence ATGCAAATCACAGACATTAGAATCCGTAAGATCGAAAAAGAAGGTAAGATGAAGGCAGTTGTTTCAGTGACAATTGACGAAGAGTTTGTTATTCACGACATCAAGATTATTGAAGGAGATAAGGGACTATTCATCGCTATGCCATCTAGACGTGGTTCAGAAGGCGGTTATAAGGATATTGCACATCCTATTCGCTCAACAACAAGAGAGCAGATGCAGACAATGATCCTTAACAAATATAAGGAAGAGTTCCCAGAGTAA
- a CDS encoding transglutaminase-like domain-containing protein, whose product MKKYKYLLSLIVLTLSFIACGDQQPAFTSNSSTTESSSGAVAKESKGSRDNTIRVLTPEASGVEVYSNADASIDASNASEGYVMVKYTGSAAKVRMLIETPAGNTYNYLMDLDGNYDVYPLSEGSGTYKIGVYENLHDDQYAAAFTQSVSVTLKDEYSMFLYPNAYVDFNANSKAVKKGQELAASANNDIEVVQNVYHYITQNVKYDYDKAETVQSGYIPNVDSTLATNTGICFDYASLMGAMLRSQGIPTRLEIGYAGTEYHAWISVYTKETGWIDKIIQFDGTDWTLMDPTLGSYASNSQVKKTLDDTTYYQLKYKY is encoded by the coding sequence GTGAAGAAATACAAATATTTGCTTTCACTGATTGTTCTTACTCTTAGCTTTATAGCTTGTGGAGACCAACAGCCAGCTTTTACTTCCAATTCATCTACCACAGAAAGCTCATCTGGAGCGGTGGCAAAGGAATCAAAGGGTTCCAGGGACAACACCATTCGGGTGCTTACACCAGAAGCCAGTGGCGTTGAGGTATACTCAAATGCGGATGCATCCATAGATGCGAGCAACGCCTCAGAAGGCTATGTTATGGTGAAATACACAGGCTCAGCGGCTAAGGTTAGAATGCTAATAGAAACGCCAGCAGGAAACACTTATAACTACCTGATGGATTTGGATGGCAATTATGATGTCTATCCTCTATCCGAAGGCAGTGGCACCTATAAAATCGGTGTCTATGAAAACTTGCATGATGATCAGTATGCGGCGGCATTTACTCAGTCAGTGAGCGTAACACTAAAAGATGAATATAGTATGTTCCTGTATCCAAATGCTTACGTGGATTTCAATGCAAATTCCAAGGCGGTGAAAAAGGGCCAGGAGCTGGCGGCTAGTGCCAATAATGACATTGAGGTGGTTCAGAACGTTTACCATTACATCACCCAAAATGTTAAGTACGACTATGACAAGGCCGAGACAGTTCAGTCTGGATACATTCCAAATGTAGACAGTACATTGGCTACCAACACGGGAATCTGTTTTGACTATGCATCCCTTATGGGGGCGATGCTTAGGTCGCAAGGTATTCCAACACGGCTTGAAATCGGATACGCCGGCACGGAATATCACGCCTGGATATCCGTATATACGAAGGAGACAGGCTGGATTGATAAAATCATTCAGTTTGATGGAACAGATTGGACACTTATGGACCCAACATTAGGTTCATATGCAAGCAACAGTCAAGTAAAGAAAACTTTAGATGACACTACTTACTATCAACTAAAGTATAAATATTAA